A genomic region of Acidobacteriota bacterium contains the following coding sequences:
- a CDS encoding Rieske (2Fe-2S) protein: protein MPKRRSLLKAFLSGSIAASLLSVFYPVFRFLIPPDKPEASALSVSAGSSQDLAPNTGRIFRFGSRPGLVVRRPDGSLKAYSAMCTHLDCTVQYRPDLQHIYCACHEGHYDLNGVPISGPPPRPLEEYSVQEVGGEIIVSKVS, encoded by the coding sequence ATGCCCAAGCGTCGAAGCCTGCTCAAGGCTTTTCTGTCGGGGTCTATCGCCGCGTCCCTTTTGAGTGTCTTCTATCCCGTTTTCCGGTTCCTCATTCCACCTGACAAACCAGAGGCCAGCGCCTTGAGCGTTTCGGCTGGGTCGTCCCAAGACCTGGCGCCCAACACGGGCCGCATTTTCCGCTTCGGTTCGCGCCCGGGACTGGTGGTGCGCCGCCCTGACGGCTCTCTCAAGGCCTACTCGGCGATGTGTACCCACCTGGACTGCACCGTCCAGTACCGTCCCGACCTGCAGCACATTTACTGCGCCTGTCACGAAGGTCATTACGATCTCAATGGAGTGCCCATCTCGGGACCGCCTCCCCGCCCGCTGGAGGAGTACAGCGTGCAGGAGGTGGGCGGAGAAATCATCGTCTCCAAGGTGTCCTGA
- a CDS encoding multiheme c-type cytochrome codes for MNRLTCWKLALLIVISAWAAGCGPSQPQPEPLAQISADKVHRASDCGRCHKSIHAAWQQSLHSAAVSDPLFQASFQEALSEFGEGARQICLRCHAPSALINGDWQLEQAATRDGVSCDFCHSLIGTDLSQPDHPFVLDTGPTKHGPVKDASSVGHPVAYSEFFETSEHCAGCHQYTNPNGVLLLATYSEWQSYAQAGGDKTCQECHMPKIAAQIVDPKVVRVEGGFVNLHAMPGGHSLDQLNKSIRLRITQLEPTRQGLRAVVQVRNTGAGHAVPTGIPTRKLILTLKAVTEDGREVREERTYERIMVDAQGEEILRDSQVFLEAVEETLDNRLAPMEERLETFQLNVPGDQNITVTATLSYYYSPLNEPETEHRFDFMSDSRRLTRRFGS; via the coding sequence ATGAATCGGCTCACCTGTTGGAAACTCGCACTGCTCATCGTCATTTCTGCTTGGGCGGCCGGCTGCGGACCTTCCCAGCCCCAGCCCGAGCCGCTCGCTCAGATTTCTGCCGACAAGGTCCACAGGGCCTCCGACTGCGGACGCTGCCACAAGTCGATTCACGCCGCCTGGCAACAGTCGCTGCATTCCGCCGCCGTCAGCGACCCGCTCTTCCAGGCCTCCTTTCAAGAGGCTCTCAGCGAGTTTGGGGAAGGGGCCCGTCAGATCTGCTTGCGCTGTCATGCGCCCTCGGCACTCATCAACGGCGACTGGCAACTCGAGCAGGCCGCCACCCGGGACGGCGTTTCCTGCGACTTCTGCCATTCACTGATCGGAACCGACCTGTCTCAACCCGATCACCCCTTCGTCCTCGACACCGGACCCACTAAACACGGGCCCGTGAAAGACGCCTCCTCTGTAGGACATCCGGTCGCCTACTCCGAGTTTTTCGAGACTTCGGAGCACTGCGCCGGCTGTCACCAATACACCAATCCCAACGGAGTGCTCTTGCTGGCCACTTACAGCGAGTGGCAAAGCTACGCGCAGGCGGGAGGCGACAAGACCTGCCAGGAGTGTCATATGCCTAAGATCGCGGCCCAGATCGTCGATCCCAAGGTGGTGCGGGTAGAAGGCGGTTTCGTCAACCTGCACGCCATGCCCGGCGGACACTCGCTCGATCAGCTCAACAAGTCGATCCGCTTGCGCATCACGCAGTTGGAGCCCACCCGCCAAGGCCTGCGGGCGGTGGTGCAGGTGCGCAACACGGGAGCCGGCCACGCGGTCCCCACCGGCATTCCGACCCGCAAGCTCATCCTCACCCTCAAGGCGGTCACCGAAGACGGCCGCGAGGTGCGCGAAGAGCGGACCTACGAGCGCATCATGGTGGATGCCCAAGGCGAGGAAATCCTGAGAGACTCGCAGGTCTTTTTGGAGGCGGTCGAAGAAACCCTGGACAACCGCCTGGCTCCCATGGAGGAGCGCTTGGAGACTTTCCAGCTTAATGTCCCCGGCGACCAGAACATCACCGTGACGGCTACGCTCAGCTACTACTACTCGCCCCTCAACGAGCCGGAAACGGAACACCGTTTCGATTTCATGTCCGATTCGCGCCGACTGACCCGGCGTTTCGGAAGCTGA
- the argB gene encoding acetylglutamate kinase: MTSRSPKRMELLRESLPYIRRFKGKTFVIKLSGKVTDSRDNLVSLAEEIALFHQVGFRVVVVHGGGKQLSELAEKLGVPQTIVDGRRVTDAPTLEIAKMVFAGKIRTDVLSALRGLGVRTVGLSGLDGDIIRARRRQLQKRLDRTTGREELVDYGHVGDIVEIDGELLRLLLDQHYLPVVSSLGADDKGNVYNINADTIASEIAVHLGAEKLILLSDVDGLLARVEDPSSKISYLSVSEVEGLLEEGRVASGMIPKLTSIAASLRRGVASAHIINGGRRNALLQEVFTDQGTGTMIGRGEAAESGDGNSK, translated from the coding sequence GTGACAAGCCGAAGTCCCAAGCGCATGGAACTGCTGCGCGAGAGCCTGCCCTACATCCGCCGCTTCAAGGGCAAGACTTTCGTGATCAAACTGTCGGGAAAGGTGACCGACAGCCGCGACAACCTGGTCTCCCTGGCCGAAGAGATCGCACTCTTCCATCAGGTGGGTTTTCGGGTGGTGGTGGTTCACGGCGGCGGAAAGCAGTTGTCGGAACTGGCCGAAAAACTGGGCGTTCCCCAGACCATCGTGGACGGACGACGGGTCACCGACGCTCCCACGCTGGAAATCGCCAAGATGGTCTTTGCCGGCAAAATCCGCACCGACGTGCTTTCGGCCCTGCGCGGACTGGGCGTGCGCACGGTGGGGCTCTCAGGCTTGGACGGAGACATCATCCGGGCCCGCCGCCGCCAGCTTCAAAAGCGTCTCGACCGGACCACCGGCCGCGAAGAGCTGGTCGACTACGGCCACGTCGGCGATATCGTCGAGATCGACGGCGAGCTGCTGCGCCTGCTTCTCGACCAGCATTATCTGCCCGTGGTCTCTTCGCTGGGAGCCGACGATAAGGGCAACGTCTACAACATCAATGCCGACACCATCGCCTCGGAAATCGCCGTCCACCTGGGGGCCGAGAAGCTCATCTTGCTGAGCGACGTGGACGGCCTGTTGGCCCGGGTGGAGGATCCCTCCAGCAAGATTTCATACCTGTCGGTGAGCGAGGTTGAAGGACTGCTGGAGGAGGGCCGGGTGGCGTCGGGCATGATCCCCAAGTTGACTTCCATCGCCGCCTCGCTGCGGAGGGGCGTAGCCAGCGCCCACATCATCAACGGCGGACGCCGCAACGCCCTCCTTCAGGAAGTCTTTACCGACCAAGGCACGGGAACCATGATCGGCCGCGGTGAAGCCGCCGAGTCCGGCGACGGCAACTCGAAGTAA
- a CDS encoding N-acetylornithine carbamoyltransferase, producing MNKRAVLNASPRLVQAFRGKSFLSTAEVGRPELSELIDLAVQHKHGGIDPGTPLTGKAVGLVFFNPSLRTRTSMTIAVQQLGGVPVPLHVGRETWTLEFREGAVMDGEIAEHIKEAAPVLSSYLDAIGVRCFSTLQDYQRDKKEEVLGAFHKYSSVPIINLESSTQHPLQGLGDVMTINERFGTVDQRKVVLAWAYHPRPLPAAVANSFALTAAQYGMNLTIACPPEYQLDRELMSMVELRARENEGSVKVTDNLEDACSGAEVVYAKSWASLPYYGRLQEEAQLRSNYRHWIVDEDLMEKTASDGVFMHCLPVRRNVVATDGVLDGPRSIVIQQASNRLHLQKTLLSLMLS from the coding sequence ATGAATAAGAGAGCCGTTCTTAACGCCTCGCCCCGCCTGGTTCAGGCCTTCCGGGGCAAGTCTTTTCTCAGCACCGCCGAGGTGGGCCGTCCCGAGCTTTCCGAACTGATCGATCTGGCCGTGCAGCACAAGCACGGGGGAATCGATCCCGGCACCCCGCTGACCGGCAAGGCCGTGGGACTGGTCTTCTTCAATCCCTCCCTGCGAACCCGCACCTCCATGACCATCGCCGTGCAGCAGTTGGGAGGCGTGCCGGTTCCCCTGCACGTGGGACGTGAAACCTGGACGCTGGAGTTCCGGGAGGGAGCGGTCATGGACGGCGAGATAGCCGAGCACATCAAGGAAGCGGCGCCCGTGCTCAGCAGCTACCTGGACGCCATCGGCGTGCGCTGTTTTTCGACCCTGCAGGATTATCAGCGGGACAAGAAGGAAGAAGTGCTGGGCGCTTTCCACAAGTATTCCAGCGTCCCCATCATCAACCTGGAGTCGTCTACCCAGCATCCGCTGCAGGGATTGGGCGACGTGATGACCATCAATGAGCGCTTCGGAACCGTGGATCAGCGCAAGGTGGTGCTGGCCTGGGCCTATCATCCGCGTCCGTTGCCGGCCGCCGTGGCCAATTCCTTCGCCTTGACGGCCGCCCAGTACGGCATGAACCTCACCATCGCCTGTCCGCCCGAATACCAGCTCGACCGGGAGCTGATGTCGATGGTCGAGCTGAGGGCCCGCGAGAATGAAGGCAGCGTCAAGGTCACCGACAACCTGGAGGACGCTTGCAGCGGGGCTGAAGTCGTCTACGCCAAGAGCTGGGCCAGCCTGCCCTACTACGGACGCCTGCAGGAAGAGGCCCAGCTTCGTTCCAACTACCGCCACTGGATCGTCGACGAGGACCTGATGGAGAAGACCGCTTCGGACGGCGTCTTCATGCACTGCTTGCCGGTGCGCCGCAACGTGGTGGCCACCGACGGGGTGCTGGACGGCCCCCGCTCCATCGTCATCCAACAGGCCAGCAACCGCCTCCATCTGCAGAAGACGCTGCTCTCGCTGATGTTGTCCTGA
- a CDS encoding acetylornithine transaminase — MKPQADNDSIIRIEDASHLDVYKRYPLVIERGQDVWVYDNRGRRYLDLYGGHAVCAVGHCNPRVVEAVQRQAGRLIFYSNLVYNPARASAAAKLVEAAPRGLDKVFFINSGAEANENALKLARMTRRRPGILSFNGSFHGRTMGALSATGMEKMRAAFQPNLPHHHFVDFGDLEAVERVLSGGDVAGVILEPVQSLGGVDTAPPEFFRGLRRLCDQAGSLLIYDEVQTGFGRTGTLFYAGRHGVLPDIVTLAKGMAGGLPMGAVLCAPGVSAQLAHGDLGSTFGGNPLVCAAMQATLEAIQQEGLLDNVVRQHRYLAEGLQRVPGVKRLRGEGFLIGIEFETPAAAYQQKLLQERILTGLSGNPNVLRLLPPLTLQAREIDHFLRVLAS; from the coding sequence ATGAAGCCGCAAGCCGACAACGACAGCATCATCCGCATCGAGGACGCCAGCCACCTGGACGTCTACAAGCGCTATCCGCTCGTCATCGAGCGGGGCCAGGACGTGTGGGTCTACGACAACCGGGGCCGACGCTACCTCGACCTCTACGGAGGCCATGCCGTGTGCGCCGTGGGCCACTGCAATCCCCGCGTGGTGGAAGCGGTGCAGCGTCAAGCCGGACGCCTCATCTTCTACTCCAACCTGGTCTACAACCCGGCCCGCGCCTCGGCCGCCGCCAAGCTGGTGGAGGCCGCTCCCCGGGGCCTGGACAAAGTCTTCTTCATCAACTCAGGAGCCGAGGCCAACGAAAACGCCCTCAAGCTGGCCCGCATGACGCGCCGGCGACCCGGCATTCTCTCCTTCAACGGAAGCTTCCACGGGCGCACCATGGGGGCCCTCTCGGCCACCGGCATGGAGAAGATGAGGGCCGCCTTCCAGCCCAACCTGCCCCATCATCACTTCGTCGATTTCGGCGACCTTGAAGCCGTTGAACGAGTGCTGAGCGGGGGCGACGTCGCCGGCGTCATCCTGGAGCCGGTGCAGAGCCTGGGCGGGGTGGACACAGCGCCTCCCGAGTTCTTCCGCGGCCTGCGCCGTCTCTGCGACCAGGCCGGCAGCCTGCTCATATACGACGAGGTGCAGACCGGCTTCGGACGCACCGGGACGCTCTTCTACGCCGGACGCCACGGGGTCCTCCCGGACATCGTGACCCTGGCCAAAGGCATGGCCGGGGGGTTGCCCATGGGAGCCGTCCTCTGCGCCCCCGGCGTTTCCGCCCAACTCGCCCACGGCGATCTGGGAAGCACCTTTGGAGGAAATCCGCTGGTGTGCGCCGCCATGCAGGCCACGCTGGAAGCCATCCAGCAAGAGGGCCTGCTCGACAACGTCGTGCGTCAGCACCGATACCTGGCCGAGGGACTGCAGCGGGTCCCCGGCGTCAAGCGTTTGAGGGGGGAAGGATTCCTCATCGGCATCGAGTTCGAGACTCCGGCCGCTGCCTATCAGCAGAAGCTGCTGCAGGAGCGCATCTTGACGGGGCTCTCCGGCAATCCGAACGTGTTGCGGCTGCTGCCTCCGCTGACGCTTCAGGCCAGGGAAATTGATCACTTCTTGCGGGTCTTGGCCAGTTGA
- the argC gene encoding N-acetyl-gamma-glutamyl-phosphate reductase: MEGRALGAAAKASRKLRVAIAGGSGYGGGELLRILLLHPQAEVCLVSSERRAGQPVEEAHPNLSGLTELAFRSLDESIDWHGLDLLFLALPHGRSAQVVPELPADLPLIDLAGDFRLRDPEEARAHYRHETDAALLDSFVYGLSEINAAAIASARRVANPGCFATAVGLALYPLVSAGLIEDRVVADAKTGSSGSGAQARETTHHPRRSNSFFAYKSFRHQHLPEIRQLLRQADPEWDGGPLLQTHSAPMVRGIFASLYCLLKEDVQADRAQAQVETAFDELYRGQPFIRIRSHSPDVNWVKNTNCADLSWVTEGRELIVFSAIDNLVKGAAGQAVQNMNLMFGLPQTAGLVFTGSHP; this comes from the coding sequence ATGGAAGGCCGGGCACTAGGCGCCGCCGCCAAGGCATCCCGCAAGTTGCGCGTGGCCATCGCCGGCGGATCGGGCTACGGGGGCGGGGAACTGCTGCGCATCCTGCTGCTGCATCCCCAGGCGGAGGTGTGTCTGGTGAGCTCGGAGCGGCGCGCCGGGCAACCGGTCGAAGAGGCCCATCCCAACCTGAGCGGACTCACCGAGCTGGCTTTTCGTTCTCTGGACGAGTCCATCGACTGGCATGGCCTCGACCTGCTCTTTCTGGCTCTTCCCCATGGCCGCAGCGCTCAGGTCGTCCCGGAGCTTCCTGCCGACCTGCCGCTCATCGACCTGGCCGGGGACTTTCGCCTGCGCGACCCTGAGGAAGCACGCGCTCACTACCGACACGAAACGGATGCCGCGCTCCTCGACAGCTTCGTCTACGGACTCAGCGAGATCAACGCCGCCGCCATCGCCTCAGCCCGGCGCGTCGCCAATCCTGGCTGCTTCGCCACCGCGGTGGGATTGGCGCTTTACCCGTTGGTGTCCGCCGGGCTGATCGAAGACCGGGTCGTCGCCGACGCCAAGACCGGATCTTCGGGCTCGGGCGCCCAGGCGCGGGAGACCACCCATCATCCCCGCCGCAGCAACAGCTTTTTTGCCTACAAGTCCTTCCGCCATCAGCACCTGCCCGAGATCCGTCAACTGTTGCGCCAAGCCGATCCCGAGTGGGACGGCGGACCGCTGCTGCAGACCCATTCCGCGCCCATGGTCAGAGGCATTTTCGCTTCTCTCTACTGCCTCCTTAAAGAAGACGTGCAGGCCGACCGAGCCCAGGCGCAGGTCGAAACGGCCTTCGATGAGCTTTACCGCGGCCAGCCCTTCATCCGCATCAGGTCCCATTCGCCCGACGTCAACTGGGTCAAGAACACCAACTGCGCCGACCTGTCCTGGGTGACGGAAGGACGCGAACTGATCGTCTTCAGCGCCATCGACAACCTGGTCAAGGGCGCCGCCGGGCAGGCCGTCCAGAACATGAACCTGATGTTCGGCCTGCCTCAGACTGCCGGACTGGTTTTTACCGGGAGCCATCCATGA
- a CDS encoding argininosuccinate synthase → MNQEQKINKIVLAYSGGLDTSVMLRWLKETYGCEVVAYAADVGQGEELDGLQAKALKTGASKLYVEDLREEFVRDFVFPAVQANAVYEGVYLMGTSLARPLIARRQIEIARAEGADAVAHGATGKGNDQVRFELTYHALEPSIKVVAPWRHWELDSRSSLIDYAEEHGIPISATRHKPYSIDRNLMHASFEGGLLEDPWLEPPEDIFLLTRSPQRAPDRPVYLEIAFEKGLPVAVDGQAFSPASLLQALNEIGGEHGVGRADLVENRYVGMKSRGVYETPGATILHIAHRALESITMDREVMHLRDSLGTKISELIYYGLWYSPEFQLIKNLIEQSQENVSGTVRVKLYKGNCIVAGRKSPGSLYSTALATFESDTVYDQSDAEGFIRLNALRLKLRALAASEQTAPRHLKG, encoded by the coding sequence ATGAATCAAGAGCAGAAAATCAACAAGATCGTACTGGCCTACTCGGGCGGACTCGACACTTCGGTGATGCTGCGGTGGCTCAAGGAGACCTACGGATGCGAGGTGGTGGCCTATGCCGCCGACGTGGGTCAGGGCGAGGAACTCGACGGCCTGCAGGCCAAGGCGCTCAAGACGGGAGCCAGCAAGCTCTACGTGGAAGACTTGCGGGAAGAATTCGTGCGCGACTTCGTCTTTCCCGCCGTGCAGGCCAACGCCGTTTACGAGGGCGTCTACCTGATGGGAACTTCGCTGGCCCGTCCTCTCATCGCCAGGCGGCAGATCGAGATCGCGCGCGCCGAGGGGGCCGACGCCGTGGCCCACGGGGCCACCGGCAAGGGCAACGACCAGGTCCGCTTCGAGCTGACTTACCATGCCCTGGAACCGTCCATCAAAGTGGTGGCGCCCTGGCGCCATTGGGAGCTGGATTCGCGCTCTTCGCTCATCGATTATGCCGAGGAGCACGGCATTCCCATCTCGGCCACCCGCCACAAGCCCTACTCCATCGACCGCAACCTCATGCACGCCAGCTTCGAGGGAGGCCTTCTCGAAGACCCCTGGCTGGAGCCGCCCGAGGACATCTTCCTGCTGACCCGTTCTCCCCAGCGGGCACCCGACCGTCCCGTCTATCTGGAGATCGCTTTCGAGAAAGGCCTTCCGGTGGCGGTGGACGGCCAGGCCTTTTCACCGGCCTCCCTCTTGCAGGCGCTCAACGAAATCGGCGGCGAGCACGGCGTGGGACGCGCCGACCTGGTCGAGAACCGTTATGTGGGGATGAAGTCGCGAGGCGTTTACGAGACGCCGGGCGCCACCATCCTGCATATTGCCCACCGGGCTCTGGAGTCGATCACCATGGACCGCGAGGTCATGCACCTGCGCGATTCGCTGGGGACCAAGATCTCGGAACTGATCTACTACGGCCTCTGGTATTCTCCCGAGTTCCAGTTGATCAAAAACCTCATAGAGCAGAGCCAGGAAAACGTCAGCGGAACCGTCAGGGTCAAGCTCTACAAGGGCAACTGCATCGTGGCAGGACGCAAATCTCCAGGTTCGCTCTACTCCACCGCCTTGGCCACGTTCGAGTCGGACACCGTCTATGACCAGTCCGACGCCGAGGGCTTCATTCGCCTCAACGCCCTCAGACTCAAACTGCGGGCTTTGGCCGCCTCCGAGCAGACCGCCCCGCGCCACCTTAAGGGGTGA
- a CDS encoding arginine repressor, translated as MQNGTRHEKEERQQVIRKMLRKGGAGSQQELVDGLEELNISATQATVSRDLVELGAVKVNGRYRLPKLELPTVTGEMSLRIDRAGDHLAVVRTQPGQASMLAFAIDEKDLPEVVGTLAGDDTIFVACRDGHSQKEAIRKIVKMFSPQGK; from the coding sequence ATGCAGAACGGGACCAGGCACGAAAAGGAAGAACGGCAGCAGGTGATCCGCAAGATGCTGCGCAAAGGCGGAGCGGGCAGCCAGCAGGAGTTGGTGGACGGCCTGGAGGAGTTGAACATTTCCGCCACCCAGGCTACCGTGTCGCGCGATCTGGTGGAGTTGGGGGCGGTCAAGGTCAACGGACGCTACCGGCTGCCCAAGCTGGAATTGCCCACCGTGACCGGTGAGATGAGCCTGCGCATCGACAGGGCGGGCGATCACCTGGCGGTGGTGCGGACGCAGCCCGGACAGGCCTCCATGCTGGCCTTCGCCATCGACGAGAAGGACCTGCCCGAGGTGGTGGGCACCCTGGCGGGCGACGACACCATATTCGTGGCTTGCCGCGACGGCCATTCTCAAAAAGAAGCCATACGCAAGATCGTGAAGATGTTCAGTCCTCAAGGCAAGTGA